GAAGTAGCAGAAATTACGTTGGATAAAGCAGCAAAAGGAAAATTTCAAATCATACATCCTACAGATGCAAAAACTAAGTTTTTTCTAAAAAAATGGTTGCCAAAATTAGTCGCAAAAGAATATCATAAGATGATGACTAAGCTTGTTAAGATGAATGGTTAATGAAAATATTACTTGATCAATGTTTAAATATCTCATTATATTCATTCTATCATTAACGCTTTGTTCGTGTTTCAAATGTGATCTTTATCTAACCAATCAAAAGGGACTACGGAGTTCTAAGTTATATAAAAAGTACTTAAAAAATAGAATTGACCCTAATCACGTCAATATTAAAACTCATGGTGTATACAAATCAATAAAATATAAGTACGAAGAAGAATCGAAAAAAATTTCTAAAATTACGGACACAATAAACTTAAAAAATGACTACTATTTTAAGTTTTATACCAACGGAACTTATTATAGCTTTTCAAAAAAACGAAATGCACCTTTAAATAAAAATTCTTTCGATCCAGAAAAAGGTAAAATAGGATTTGTTATTCATAAAAGAAATAAAAATTATTTTCTCGATTATTCAACGATAAACTGTGGTTCTTTTTCTAAATGGGAGTTTGAAACTAAAAAGGATACTTTAATCGTAAAACAGGGAAATAATAAAGGATGGCGAATTTTTTATTATTATGTATTACAAGATGTTTCTAATGAGTTCTTAAATTACCCCACGAAAATTTAGATTCTATTTAAAGTAATTATCCTACTCAAACCGAACTTCATACATTCTCGTTATTTACATCTCCCTTTCATTAGATTAGTAAACCTAAAGATTATTAGTAAATTCGCATTCGAAAATGAGTTTCTAAGCCGAAAAATTATTTTGAAAAATGACAAAAACAATCACTAAAGTTGTAATCTTATTTGTAATTCTTGTAGCCTCTTCATGCACAGGAAATGTTGCTGTTACCGAAAAAGAATCTAAAGCAATTAAAGAGGTTTTAAATTTTTATAACGGAAAATGTCATAGATCTAAAGGATTCGAAACCAAGAATGGAGAAACTAAAAATTTCTTCGAGCTTGAAATGAAGAAGAGTGATTTACTTGAAAAAAATAAAAAAAGAGCTAAATCTCATGCAGGTAACATTGCTCATTTATTTTACTCAAATTTAGAAGATGAAAAGTCAAATTATAATCAAATTCGAGTAAAAATTACGCTTAACGATGATACAACTTCAGATTATGTTTTTTCAGATGAACAATTGGAAGGAGTTGAAAAAATAATACCTAAGGTACAAGAGGTAAACGCTTATATTGAAACGGATAACATTGATGCTTTAGCAGATACATTCAACAAATCTATTTTACTTGAAAAAAAAGTGTTAGCTAAATTATTTGTGGACTTGAAAGACAAATACGGGGTTATAAAAAAATCTGAATTTCAAGGATTTACTCTAAGAGACACCAAACAATTCGGTAAAATAACTTCAGTATATATTGCACAAGTAAGAGAAAAAGCCGCTCTTTCAATGATTTTATTATTTAATTCGGTTAATCACGAATTATTATCTATTGAGTTTGAATAGAAATAAAACTTTACCAGAATCTATTTGCATATGAAAAAAATCGCTACTTGTTTAGTATTACTTATCTTAACCTCATGTTCTACAAAACAAAAAGACAAGAATGAGGAAAAGGTGGTTACTAGTGCTAAAAAAGAAAAATCCTTAGACAAAACTCCTGACTCTTTAAAAACAATTTTTGATGTAAACTACCAAGAAATTTTAGAAATTAAGGAATTTAAGAATTATGAACATAACTCCTCTTCAGTAATAAATTATAAAGATAGTCAATGGGAATATGCTGTAATCGTATTGCAGAAAGAAGAGTCTAGATTGGTAGTTTTTGAAAAAATTATAGAGACTGGATTACCTCGAAAAAAATTTCAAATTCTAGATACACTTCACTTAAATAATTTATCAAAATATGAATTTATTTCTGTGGGGTTATGTGATAAAAATGATATTGCTGACTCTAGAATTTTTGCTCGAATAAAATATAAAGAAACTGATCCTGATCTAGAATATTACACTGAAATTGAAGCAGCATGGAAGGTTAATCTTCAAAACAAAAAAATAGAAAAGTTATCTGATCTTTCAGGAATTAAATGTGTAAATGAAGGATACGGAATTTAATCAATCGACATTAAATTGAATTAATTAACTTTAAGCACTTACAGAAAAGGCATAAAACGCTTTCCCTGTATTTTAATTTAACCAAATGTTGCAAGCAACTAAAAAGAAAAAACAATGAAAAAAAAGCTTTTTGATTTTAAACATATAAAAGGAGATTTTACCGGTGGTTTAGTAGCAGGTGTTGTTGCTTTACCTTTAGCCTTAGCTTTCGGAGTTCAATCAGGAATGGGAGCAACAGCCGGATTATACGGAGCCATTGCTGTAGGAATTTTTGCTGCCTTATTTGGTGGAACTGAAACTCAAGCAAGTGGGCCAACTGGACCAATGACTGTGGTTTCAGCTGCATTAGTAGCTACAGCTATTCAATCTCACGGAAGTTTAGATAACGCAATGAGCGTGATTCTTCTTACCTTTTTAGTTGGAGGTTTATTTCAGGTAATTTTTGGATTCTTAAATATTGCGAGTTATGTGAAATACTTCCCCTACCCCGTTATATCAGGTTTCATGAGTGGTGTAGGATTAATTATTGTTATTCTTCAACTATTTCCTTTTGCTGGTTTAGGTTCATCAAAATCAACACTAGCTGTAATACAAAACTTACCAACATTATTTACAGAATTTAATGTTTCTGCGCTTATTTTAGGTGCAATTACAATCGCTATATATTATCTATTCCCAAAGATCACTAAAGCAATTCCAAGTGCATTAGTTGCTTTAATTGGAGCAACTTTAATTGCTTATTTCACTAAAATGGATGTTCCTTTAATCGGTGAAATTCCTTCAGGACTACCAGCTTTTAAACTTGGTGGAATTTTAAATGTTGATTCTAGCGTCTATTCTTTAGTTATAGAATATGCTTTAGTATTAGCAGTTCTTGGAAGTATTGATTCCTTGTTGACCTCTGTAATAGCAGATAATATGACCAAAACAAAACACAATAGTAATAGAGAACTTATTGGTCAAGGAATTGGAAATATGTTAGCTGCGGCAATCGGAGGAATTCCAGGAGCTGGAGCAACAAAAGGAACGGTTGTAAACATTAACGCTGGTGGAAAAACGAGATTATCTGGAATTATTCATGGACTTGTTTTATTAGCTGTTTTATTAGGACTTGGAAAATTAGCTGCTCATATTCCTCTTTGTGTTTTAGCTGGTTTACTTATTCCGATTGGTTTTAAAATTGTTGATTTTAAAGGATTAAAACACTTAACTAAAGTACCACGACCTGATGCAGTTGTGCTTGTATTAGTATTATTAATTACAACTTTTGGTAGTTTAATTCACGCTGTAGGAATTGGAATTACACTTGCTTGTTTATTATTCATGAAAAAATCAGGTGATATTAGTGAGAAAGGATTAGAAGTTGGAAAAATTTCTGATATCGACAATTCTAAACCTTGGCAAGACGAAAAAGAATTCTACGAAAAATATAAAGACAAAGTCATCATCAAACACTTATATGGTCCTTTATTCTTTGGATTTACTTCTTACTTTAAAGATCAAATTAAAGCCTTACCAGACGATATTAAAGCCGTGATTTTAAGAATGGACAGAGTTCCTTATGTAGATCAATCGGGTTTATACACTATCGAAGAAATAATTTTCGATTTACGAGCTCAAGGTACCGAAGTAATTATTGTAGGACTTAAAGATCAACCTAACGATATGTTTAAGGCTATTGACATAATTCCTGATCTTGTTCCTGAAGAAGACTTGTTTGATACTGTCGAGGAAAGTTTTGTGTATTTAAGAAGCAAGCTAAAATAGGTAGTAAATCTCCTCTTATTACGCCCTTTTCTGAAAAGGAAAGACTTGTCAATTTTTCTTTTCTTAATTTTAGAGTAAAATCATATTAAAATGGAAGTTACAGCTAAAAAGAATGAACAAGTTGCTAATATGGTATTTGGCTCAATTTACCCGCACTACGTCAACAAAGTAGAAAAAAAAGGCAGAACCATAGAGGAATTACATCAAGTTATTGAATGGCTTACTAGTTTCGATGCTAATAAACTACAGTCTCTAATTGATGAAAAAGTAACATTTAGAACATTTTTCGAACAAGCAACAATTCACCCAAATGCCCATTTAATTAAAGGAGTTATTTGTGGTTATAGAATTGAAAACATTGCTGATGAATTTGAAATTTATAGAAAATGTAGGTATTTAGACAAATTAGTTGATGAATTGGCAAAAGGACGTAAAATGGAAAAGATTTTACGAGAAGAGAAGTAATTTACTAATACTTCAAGTGTTCCAACACAATATTAATATGAAAAAGACCTTAGTCTTACTATTCTCATTCATCTCGTTAACCCTATTTAGTCAAGATATAAATCAGATTGATAAAGCATTAAATATACCTGATTCCTTGAGCTATGATGCGGAAATTCGAATTTATAAGGGTTTCGGTATTACCAATTTGACAGAAGTCTTTCGAATGTATAAAAAGCGAAACCAATGGAAGATCGAACGATACTTTTACTATGCACCTGTACAGGAAATGCAAAAACCAAATATTAAAAAGATCAAATTAACTGCTAAAACACATCCTGAGTTTGTTTGGCAAAGTATACTTCGAGCTAACATTCTCGAAATTCCAGACATGGAGGAAATAATGTATAAATTGCAAAAAAGAGGAGAAGTTCAATTCGTCGATGAGAGTTATGAAGTATGGAATAAAACATCTTTTATAACCGATGGAACAGGATTTAAAGTAAAAATTAAACGAGGTAAAGACTCCAATGAAATTTATTATGGAAATCCTGAAAGCTATTTAAAAATGTATCCTGAAGTTGATGAATTGCTTTTTTTCTCGGAACTTCTAAACGTAATTAAATCTGAATTTAATATGTGGAGATATAACTAGAAGAAAGCTATACTCTTTTAAACATAAAATAAATGAATCGAATACTTTTAATATTTGGAGTTCTCTTATTAATCTACAGTTGCAAATCAACCAGAACAGAACATAAATCAAAAACACTAAAAGAGTTCGTAAATCTATATGCCTTTATAGGTGAGAAAATTTCATTGACCGAATTTGATCCCAATAAGAATAATACAAAAATGGAAGTTGACTCTATAACAGGTGATACAATTTTGTATCACAATATTTCTATAGATTATGCTTTTAAAGCTAAATATAAGGTTCTAGAAAAAGTATATAACAAATTCAAATCAGACACTATTGAATTTTTAGTTTATGATCATTATGGCAGACCTAAATTTGAAAACTACGAAGTTGTTATTTTGTATTTATCAAAAGACAAGAATACAAATGAATACTATCACCAAAAGTATCAATTTGATCCTATAACTATTGATTTAGATAATGGAGACTGGATAGGCTTTGAAGGAGAGAGTATTAAAGAATTATTTGAAAGAAAAAAAAATGGAGTTTTAAAAGCTCGAGGAATATTTGATTAATCATTTTCTTGAACTATAATTTCAATTGTTTTTTTAAATTTTAAAAAAATGAAGCTAGTTATTTTATTAATTTTAATGTGTTTCACGACTTATTCTCAACAGTCAAACGCTAAGATTTACCAAGAGGCTTTTGAAAGTGGTAAAGCATTTTCTAAAAATATAAAGTCAGGAAGAATCGAACCTTTAAAAAGTAGAATTCCTCCAAAAGATACTTGGGATTACTCAAGGCTAGTTGAATACAAACAAAACATCGGATCTAAAGATGTTATTTATGGCAATTTCCTTATGCCTAATAAAGACAAAACAATTATTTCTTACAATTTATTTGCTTTTGATATTAAACAAAATTCCTACTATTTTGTAGCTGTTGTTTCTTATAAAGTAATCAATGAAAAGCTAGAGTCCAATGGTTCATATTTATTTACTGAAAAAATTGGATTGAAAAATTGGTGGATGAATGTCGCACGTTTTTACCAAGGAAATGACATAAAAGAAGTGCCAAAAAAATATTTAATTGAAATTTGCCCGCCGCCACCGTTTAGGGAATAATTCATAAAGTATAGTTTCCTGAGTTTTTTATAAATTTAGAATCTGAACACCTTTAAACCATCATATTATGGACAAAGCATTACAAACAATGATTGATAATATGCCTGAAAAAACAGGTAAGTCTCTAAATGAATGGAAAGCTATTCTTAAAGAAAAAGAGTTTACTAAACACTCTGAAGGTGTTAAGTACTTAAAAACAGAACATAATGTTACTCATGGATTTGCAAATACTATTGTAACCCTATCAAAAGAAGAGAACAATACTCCAGATGATTTGGTTAGTATTCAGTATAAAGGAAAAGAAATCTTATTTCCTATATATGAAAAGCTGATAGAATTTGTGAAAACACTTGGTGATGATGTTACGATAACTCCTAAAAAAGGAAGTGTTAGCATTATTCGAAAACGACAATTTGTTCTTATAAAGCCAGCAACTAAAACAAGAATCGATTTAGGATTTAAGCTAAAGGATAAACCAACAACAGATAGACTTGAAAACTCTGGTCCGTTTGGAACAATGTGTACTCATAGAGTAAAACTTTCTACTATTTCTGAAATTGATGAAGAACTAAAAAATTGGATTTTGGAAGCGTATTCAAAATCTGTTTGATTGAGAAGCATTAACCTAAAAAAATTAATGATAAAATATATAAAATACGTACTTTCTTTATTACTTGTTTTCGGGCAAGCAGAAGGTGAATGTTCTATATTTTCTCATTTACAAACTACTACGTATCATCAAATTTTAGTAAGCCGTAGAAGATATTCAACAAATCAAATTTCTTACTACAAACGAAAGGCGGTAGTCGTATCAAAGGTAAAGGTTCAGTTCTTAAAGGATTTCGCCTTCATCTCTATTCATTTTCATAATTTCTGCACACTTGTAGTTAAATTACATAGAAAGAATTTTCAAAGACTAAAATCTACTTTTATAAACCAATTCTTTCTAACATCTAGAATTGCTGCTAGCAACTTCGCATAAAGTTTATACATAATCTAAAAGGCATTTCGCCTACTAGCACTTACGAATCCAGTAAGTGTCAAATCTTATGTTTCATAGTTTAAGAAAACAGCATGTATAAACACACCAAAAACACAAAAAATAAAACAAGAAAAAGATCGTGGTTAAGAAGAAAGCTACTTTACATCATCACAGCTTTTATGTTGGGAATGTCAAACGCAATGTATGATGAAAATAAAATGATAACTGGAAATGACAATTATATAGAACAAGAACACAAGAAAGATTAGAAGTTTCATAAAAATTGATGATATTGTAGTTGAAAAAGTTAATCAACTATACTATGAAAATTCATATTGAAACAGAACGACTTATTATTCGCGACTTAGAGGAATTTGATGTAGACGGAATGTTTGCCTTAGATTCAGATCCCGACGTGCACAAGTTTTTGGGTAACAATCCTATTTCTAAAAAAGAGCAAGCTGAAGCTGTTATCGCCAATATCAGACAACAATATCTTGATAATGGCATTGGACGTTGGGCCGTAATCGATAAACAAACTAATGATTTTATCGGTTGGACTGGTTTGAAGTATGAAGAAGGTCTTCGAAAAGAGTTTAATTATTACGATTTAGGCTATAGATTCCGAAAAGAATATTGGGGAAAGGGAATTGCTACAGAAACAGCTCTAGCGTCTTTAAAATACGGATTCGAAACAATGAATTTGAAAGAAATTGGTGCTGCTGCAGATATCGATCATATTGCCTCGAATAAAGTACTACAGCGAGTTGGTCTAAAACTTATAGAAACTTTCGAGTACGACAATACACCACATAATTGGTATAATTTGACTAAAGAAGAATGGTTACGATTAAAATAAGAGTAAAAATCACCTTTTAATCTCAACCTTATTTATAAGTTCATCTATTTTCTCTTTTGGAACAAAACCTTTAAGCATCATTAATGCTCCAAAAGCAATAAGTAAAACTCCCATTCCACGTTTAATTCTATAAATCACCAAAGGAGTTAATTTATTACGTAGTTGTTTGGCTAGTAAAATTTTAATGATGTCGGTTGCAAAGTAACCTATAATAACTAATGTAAAATACCAAAATATTGAGGTAGGATTCATGTTTAAACTTGGTCCTACTACAACCATAATTCCTAACCATCCTGCTAAAACACCAATATTGATAAAGTTTAAAAAGAATCCATTTAAAAATAGCTTGAAATAATTATTTCCTTTTGCTACTTCAACTTCAGATTGATCTAGCTCCTTTTTATTGTTCTTATCTAAATAGGTAATTAGTCCATAAACAATTAGCACTAGACCTCCTATAAAAAATAAACGAGGATCATCTTTAATCTTTTCAAGTAAGTTTCTACTTCCATAGTAGGCAATACTAATAAAAACAATATCTCCTAAAATTACTCCTACATCAAAAGCGAGAGCTGCTCTAAATCCTTTTAGAACACTTGTTTTTAATAACATAAAGAATACAGGACCAATCATGAAAGACATGAAAAGTCCAACCAAAAACGCATCTTTATAGTCTAGTAAACTCATAATTTATAGCAATTTTATACATCATCAAAATCAACTGTAATTTTTGATGTTGTTGGGTGCGCTTGGCAAGTTAATATAAATCCTTCTTCTAATTCAGCATCTGTTAAAATTTGATTTTTCACCATTACTGCTTTTCCTTCAGTAACTTTAGCAATACAACTACTACAAACTCCTCCTTGACAAGAATATGGAGCATCTACATTATTGCGTAAACTCTCAGAAAGTATATCTGTATCTTGAGGCATCGTAAAAGTTGTAGTTTCATCATCTAAAAGAATCGTAACTTCAGTTTGACCATCTTTTACTTGACTTGCCGCTTCTTCATCGATAGAAGAAGTAAATAACTCAAATAAAATGGCATCTTCAGCAAATCCGTTTTCAGCTAACGTCTCAGAAGCGGTATTGATCATCTCTTCTGGTCCGCACAAAAATGCCTTATCGAAGTTAATATCTTTGTAAATATTCTTGATGAAATAATTTACATGAGCTTTATCAATTCTACCGAAAACAGAACCTTCAACATTTTCACGGCTAAAGACATAACTTAAATTAAATTGAGAAGTATAGTTCTCTTTTAATTCATTTAACTCTTTATAAAAAATAGTATCGTTTATAGATTTATTTCCATAAACCAATGTGAAGCTAGCAGAATCATCACTTTCTAATACTGACTTCACCATTGATAGTACTGGAGTAATTCCGCTTCCGGCAACAAAACCTATGTAGTTCTTGTTTGCTTCTGGATGTAAAAGAAACTTTCCTTCAGGCTTAGATACTTCTAATTCATCTCCTGATTTCAATTTTTCACTAGCATAAACTGAAAATGTTCCGTTTTCAACTGCCTTAACCGCTACTTTTACAGTATTACTTTTTGGTGAAGAACACAAAGAATATGCTCTACGAACTTCTTCTCCATTAATTGTTGCTTTTAACGTAATGTATTGCCCTGCAACAAATGTAAATTCTGATTGTAAATTGGTTGGTATATCAAAAACTAAAGAAACTGCCGCTGCTGTTTCTCTAATCACTTCTTTTATCTTCAGTTTGTAAAATTGACTCATTCGTAAAAATTTGACCACAAAAATACGGAAACAAAAGAAGATTTGTGGTTAAAGTATTGTGATAATAATATACCTAAGATTTTTATGTATAAGAAAATTATGTATATTTGTATACCTAAAAAACTTAGGTATTAAAAATTTGACATGGGAAATCAGAAATTATACAAAGGTTCTTTACAAACAATCATTTTAAAGCTATTAGCGGAAAATGATAAAATGTATGGTTATGAAATTACTCAGAAAGTAAAGGAATTAACTAAGGGAGAATTGCAAATTACAGAAGGAGCTTTATATCCTGCATTGCACAAATTAGAAGCAGAAGGACTGTTAGATGTTGAAGTTGCTAAAGTAGGAAACCGCTTAAGAAAATATTATAAACTTACAGAAACAGGAACTAAAGAAACCGTAAATCGGTTAGCGCAAATGCAAGAGTTTTTGAGCACAATGCAACATTTAGTAAATCCTAAATTTAGTTTAGAGTAACAGCTATGGAATTGAATAAAGAACAGATTAAAAAAATAGATTCATTTCTTGAAGCTATTGGTGTTGAGTACATTGATATTCGTTTTGAAATGGTAGATCATATTGCTTCAGAAATAGAAGATAATGTGGAAGACATTGATTCTTTTTTCAAAGAAGATGGCTTTCAAACCACTTTCATAAAATTTATGTTGAGCAAAAAAGAATCCCTTTTACAAAAGTATAGAGCTCAAGAAAAGAACTTGAATTTATTTTTTATAAAGTCATTTTGCAAAAGTATTGTAAAAACACTTTTAACCCCAATTACCTTAACAACAAGTCTTTTTTTAATTTTTATAACAACAAAACTTGGTCATACTTACTTTAAAGAACTGTCTATTTTCTTTATTACACTAACCTTTTTAATGCATATAAATACTTCCATTAAAATTAATGTATTTATGAAGAAATACCATGAAATTAAGTTTATCAGTTTTTATATGATACTTATTTCAATGTTGTCTTTATTAATTATGATATTCCCAGGCTTTATTCATGTTTTCGTTGAAGGGAATTACTCTACAGCTGCTTTGAATAAATCCTTATTTACGCTATTAGTAACAGGTATTGTACATCTTAATTTTTATCATAAAAGTAAGATTGTTATTCAAAGATTTAAACATTTAATTCAATAGGCTATGGAGTTGAATAAAGAACAAATAGAACATATTGATTATGTTCTAGAGAAAAAAGGTATTCAATACTGGGATTTACGTATTGAAATGATTGATCATATCGTTTCTGATATAGAAAATCACGCAACATCAGACAACTTTAAAAAAGAATTTGAAAATGCCTTAATTAGAGTAAAATGGAATAAGAGTTTATTGTCTGAAAACAAAGTTGGCTGGAAAAATATCAATAAGAGATATCGTAATTTATTTAAAAAAGAGCTGCTAAAATTCTTTCTTTCAACAAAAAAATCGTTTTTAGTGATAGCCTTTTTTATAATCTATTATACATTATCTCAAAACTTAACTTTTGCTATTTTCAGTAAAATTAGCTACATCATATTTACACTTCCGATGTTGATTGTTTTAGTATCTTCTATTTGGTTACTTTTCAAAAGATTTGGAAAGTCAGTCCACATCAGTTATGGACTATTTTATTTTTCTTTCTCCTTTCTGATGATAAATTCGGTAATTCATTTTATGAGATACACTTCCGATACAAACCAACAAATTATATGGTTGATTACCTTACCAATATATTTGGCAGCAATGTATGCGGGCTTCATAGTTTTTACAACTGCAATAAAAAAAGTAACACAAATTAAAAAAGAACTTGCGCTATGAAATTAACAGATAACAACATAACAGAATTATATAAATTTACTAGAAAGCATTTCGTTGAGCATTATGATGTTCAAACAGAATTAGTGGATCATCTAGCAAATGATATCGAAGCTATTTGGGAAGAAGATCCGAATCTAAGTTTTGAAAAAGCCAGAGATAAATCTTTCAAAAAATTTGGTGTTTTTGGTTTTATGAATGTCGTAGAAGAAAAGCATAAACAGGTTGGAAAAAGATATCGTAAAGTTTTATGGACATTATTTAAAGCGTGGTTTAAACTCCCAAAACTTGCAACAACACTGGCGCTAATTTTTCTGTTTTACACCATCCTTAGATTACCATCAATAGGAACATATTTCTATTATACTATCCTAGGAGTTTATATGGTTTACTTTTTTGTTAGATGCAGATTACTAATGGTAAAACATAAAAGAAAAGTAAAAGAAACTGGAAAAAACTGGTTACTTGAAGATATTATTTTTAAACTCGCTTCCTCTAATTTCTTAATACTGTTGAGTAATGCCTTCAACATACTTCAATTTGGAGATTTACTTCAAGAAATGCAATATGCTTTTCTAGTAGCTGTTTTATTGGTAATGTTATTACTTGTTGGATATATCACCTTGGTGTTAATTCCAAACAAAGCAGAAGAATTACTGGAAGAACAGTATCCCGAATACAGCCTAGTTTAGCTTATTTTTTACCATCAACAATAATTACAATTTCGCCTTTGGCTGGTTTTTCTGTATAATATGATAACACTTCTTTTACACTTCCTCGCTTGGTTTCTTCAAACATTTTGGTAAGCTCTCGAGAAACTGAAACTTGACGTTCTTCTCCAAAATACTCGGAGAAATTTGATAAGGTTTTTAGAAGTTTATGCGGACTTTCGTAGAAAATCATTGTTCTGCTTTCTTCTGCTAAAAGTTTCAATCGGGTTTGTCTACCTTTTTTAACCGGTAAAAAACCTTCAAAAACAAATTTATCATTGGGTAAACCTGAATTCACTAAAGCAGGAACAAAAGCTGTTGCTCCAGGTAAACATTCAACTTCTACCCCATTTTGAATACAAGCTCTTGTAAGTAAAAATCCTGGATCAGAAATTGCTGGTGTACCAGCATCAGAAATTAAAGCAAACGTTTCTCCAGCTTGAATTCGTTTTACAATATTCTCAACTGTTTTATGCTCATTATGCATATGATGAGATTGCATTGGTGTGCTAATATCAAAGTGCTTTAGCAGTTTTCCACTAGTTCTTGTATCCTCTGCTAAAATGTAATCTACTTCCTTTAAAACAGTTAGTGCTCTAAACGTGATATCTTCTAAATTTCCTATCGGTGTAGGTACCAAATACAGTTTACTCATATAACAAAGCTACAACAAAGTTTTAGTACATTTGTCTCATGTCTGAAAAGTTGTTACAACATATTAATTTTCCTAAGGATGTTAGGAGTTTAAATCCTGAGCAATTGCCCAAATTAGCTCAAGAATTAAGACGTTTTATCATTGATGTTGTAGCCACAAAAGAAGGGCATTTAGGTGCCAGTTTAGGAGTTGTAGAATTAACCATTGCGTTACATTATGTATTTAATACTCCTGAAGACTTATTGGTTTGGGATGTTGGACATCAGGCATACGGACATAAAATTTTAACGGGTCGAAAAGATGTTTTTCATACGAATCGACAATTGAATGGAATTTCAGGTTTTCCTAAACGAAGTGAAAGTGAATACGATACTTTTGGAGTTGGACATTCTTCAACTTCTATTTCTGCGGCATTAGGAATGGCAATCGCTTCTCAAATTAAAAAGGAAGACAAACAACATATTGCTGTGATTGGTGATGCTTCAATTGCTAGTGGAATGGCATTCGAAGCCTTAAATCATGCTGGAGTTACAAATGCAAATTTGTTGGTTATTTTAAACGACAATGCTATTGGAATTGATCCTTCAGTTGGTGCGTTAAAGGAATATTTAACTCGAATGAAATCAAAGCGAAGTGATATTGAACAACACAATATTATTGAAGCATTAAACTTTGATTATTCAGGGCCAATTGATGGTCATAATTTGGAAGAATTGATTTCTGAATTAAATCGCTTGAAAGAAATTGAAGGTCCAAAATTCTTACATGTTACAACAACTAAAGGAAAAGGATTAAAACAAGCAGAAGAAGATCAGGTTAAATATCATGCTCCTG
This genomic window from Tenacibaculum sp. 190524A05c contains:
- a CDS encoding SulP family inorganic anion transporter, producing MKKKLFDFKHIKGDFTGGLVAGVVALPLALAFGVQSGMGATAGLYGAIAVGIFAALFGGTETQASGPTGPMTVVSAALVATAIQSHGSLDNAMSVILLTFLVGGLFQVIFGFLNIASYVKYFPYPVISGFMSGVGLIIVILQLFPFAGLGSSKSTLAVIQNLPTLFTEFNVSALILGAITIAIYYLFPKITKAIPSALVALIGATLIAYFTKMDVPLIGEIPSGLPAFKLGGILNVDSSVYSLVIEYALVLAVLGSIDSLLTSVIADNMTKTKHNSNRELIGQGIGNMLAAAIGGIPGAGATKGTVVNINAGGKTRLSGIIHGLVLLAVLLGLGKLAAHIPLCVLAGLLIPIGFKIVDFKGLKHLTKVPRPDAVVLVLVLLITTFGSLIHAVGIGITLACLLFMKKSGDISEKGLEVGKISDIDNSKPWQDEKEFYEKYKDKVIIKHLYGPLFFGFTSYFKDQIKALPDDIKAVILRMDRVPYVDQSGLYTIEEIIFDLRAQGTEVIIVGLKDQPNDMFKAIDIIPDLVPEEDLFDTVEESFVYLRSKLK
- the rsmI gene encoding 16S rRNA (cytidine(1402)-2'-O)-methyltransferase; this encodes MSKLYLVPTPIGNLEDITFRALTVLKEVDYILAEDTRTSGKLLKHFDISTPMQSHHMHNEHKTVENIVKRIQAGETFALISDAGTPAISDPGFLLTRACIQNGVEVECLPGATAFVPALVNSGLPNDKFVFEGFLPVKKGRQTRLKLLAEESRTMIFYESPHKLLKTLSNFSEYFGEERQVSVSRELTKMFEETKRGSVKEVLSYYTEKPAKGEIVIIVDGKK
- a CDS encoding ferredoxin--NADP reductase, giving the protein MSQFYKLKIKEVIRETAAAVSLVFDIPTNLQSEFTFVAGQYITLKATINGEEVRRAYSLCSSPKSNTVKVAVKAVENGTFSVYASEKLKSGDELEVSKPEGKFLLHPEANKNYIGFVAGSGITPVLSMVKSVLESDDSASFTLVYGNKSINDTIFYKELNELKENYTSQFNLSYVFSRENVEGSVFGRIDKAHVNYFIKNIYKDINFDKAFLCGPEEMINTASETLAENGFAEDAILFELFTSSIDEEAASQVKDGQTEVTILLDDETTTFTMPQDTDILSESLRNNVDAPYSCQGGVCSSCIAKVTEGKAVMVKNQILTDAELEEGFILTCQAHPTTSKITVDFDDV
- a CDS encoding GNAT family N-acetyltransferase, encoding MKIHIETERLIIRDLEEFDVDGMFALDSDPDVHKFLGNNPISKKEQAEAVIANIRQQYLDNGIGRWAVIDKQTNDFIGWTGLKYEEGLRKEFNYYDLGYRFRKEYWGKGIATETALASLKYGFETMNLKEIGAAADIDHIASNKVLQRVGLKLIETFEYDNTPHNWYNLTKEEWLRLK
- a CDS encoding PadR family transcriptional regulator → MGNQKLYKGSLQTIILKLLAENDKMYGYEITQKVKELTKGELQITEGALYPALHKLEAEGLLDVEVAKVGNRLRKYYKLTETGTKETVNRLAQMQEFLSTMQHLVNPKFSLE
- a CDS encoding DUF2200 domain-containing protein; its protein translation is MEVTAKKNEQVANMVFGSIYPHYVNKVEKKGRTIEELHQVIEWLTSFDANKLQSLIDEKVTFRTFFEQATIHPNAHLIKGVICGYRIENIADEFEIYRKCRYLDKLVDELAKGRKMEKILREEK
- a CDS encoding LysE family translocator; protein product: MSLLDYKDAFLVGLFMSFMIGPVFFMLLKTSVLKGFRAALAFDVGVILGDIVFISIAYYGSRNLLEKIKDDPRLFFIGGLVLIVYGLITYLDKNNKKELDQSEVEVAKGNNYFKLFLNGFFLNFINIGVLAGWLGIMVVVGPSLNMNPTSIFWYFTLVIIGYFATDIIKILLAKQLRNKLTPLVIYRIKRGMGVLLIAFGALMMLKGFVPKEKIDELINKVEIKR
- a CDS encoding DUF4287 domain-containing protein; the encoded protein is MDKALQTMIDNMPEKTGKSLNEWKAILKEKEFTKHSEGVKYLKTEHNVTHGFANTIVTLSKEENNTPDDLVSIQYKGKEILFPIYEKLIEFVKTLGDDVTITPKKGSVSIIRKRQFVLIKPATKTRIDLGFKLKDKPTTDRLENSGPFGTMCTHRVKLSTISEIDEELKNWILEAYSKSV